A genomic segment from Helicoverpa armigera isolate CAAS_96S chromosome 10, ASM3070526v1, whole genome shotgun sequence encodes:
- the LOC110371008 gene encoding uncharacterized 30.3 kDa protein yields MELGQLFLFVVLLVVGSHGFEEDLEANDAVSNQTATAYSAGVRMGIINPEKYSLRTFEQHERDIFKDTYREYLSLNGNQTISYQNWLLMNNYGILFDTQESMFQRKISKRSTADNKRRFVNTVRKGDILITGRGSGGLLGHAAIMTTDTWVLEMPGGKGWQNGIPDNNRQITKHKWFDIHASDWTTVYRCPDAGIASQAARWADRKYYNPNEGSTKTIHITYALTTNFQTTNPSYCSKLVLQAYYYGTGSNKVIRNPGNAIIVPTSIPTYFLRPYWLTNKGKF; encoded by the exons ATGGAGCTTGGACAATTGTTTCTTTTCGTGGTCTTGTTAGTGGTGGGGTCACATGGCTTCGAGGAAGATCTTG aaGCGAATGACGCGGTATCGAACCAGACGGCGACCGCCTACAGCGCTGGGGTCCGCATGGGAATAATCAATCCCGAAAAATACTCGCTTCGAACGTTTGAACAACATGAAAGAGACATCTTCAAAGATACGTACAGAGAGTACCTTTCACTCAATGGCAATCAAACGATTAGTTACCAAAATTGGCTCTTAATGAACAACTACGGAATACTGTTCGATACTCAGGAGTCTATGTtccaaagaaaaataagtaagcGGTCCACAGCGGATAACAAAAGACGTTTTGTGAATACTGTGAGGAAAGGAGATATTTTGATCACGGGCAGAGGCAGTGGGGGGTTGCTTGGCCACGCTGCAATAATGACAACCGATACCTGGGTGTTGGAGATGCCTGGAGGCAAGGGCTGGCAGAACGGGATTCCGGACAACAACAGACAAATAACTAAGCACAAGTGGTTTGATATTCACGCTTCTGATTGGACGACAGTGTACCGGTGTCCCGATGCTGGAATAGCTTCACAAGCTGCGCGCTGGGCTGACCGCAAGTACTACAACCCAAACGAAGGGTCCACGAAGACCATACACATAACATACGCATTGACTACGAACTTCCAGACAACGAACCCAAGCTACTGCTCTAAACTGGTGCTGCAGGCGTATTACTACGGCACTGGTAGCAACAAAGTGATAAGAAATCCTGGGAATGCGATAATCGTTCCTACTTCAATACCAACGTATTTCTTGCGTCCCTATTGGTTGACTAACAAAGGgaagttttaa